The Oncorhynchus nerka isolate Pitt River linkage group LG12, Oner_Uvic_2.0, whole genome shotgun sequence genome includes a region encoding these proteins:
- the LOC115138417 gene encoding chloride intracellular channel protein 4 — MSLSVPQNGIKADNEPVIELFVKAGSDGESIGNCPFSQRLFMILWLKGVVFNVTTVDLKRKPADLQNLAPGTHPPFITFNGEVKTDVNKIEEFLEDVLSPPKFTKLGTRHPESNTAGMDIFAKFSAFIKNSKPDANEGLERGLLKTLQKLDEYLRSPLPDEIDHNSIEDIKISTRKFLDGDEMTLADCNLLPKLHIVKVVTKKYRGFDIPKDMMGIWQYLQNVYTREEFTNTCPSDKEIEIAYQDVAKRLVK, encoded by the exons GCGGGAAGTGATGGCGAGAGCATCGGGAACTGTCCGTTCTCACAGAGACTCTTCATGATCCTGTGGCTAAAGGGAGTGGTCTTCAACGTCACCACAGTGGACCTGAAGAG GAAGCCTGCAGACCTCCAGAACCTGGCCCCAGGCACACACCCTCCTTTCATCACCTTCAATGGGGAGGTCAAAACCGACGTCAACAAGATCGAGGAGTTCCTAGAGGATGTCCTCAGCCCACCCAA GTTCACCAAGCTTGGCACCAGACACCCTGAGTCCAACACAGCTGGGATGGACATCTTTGCCAAGTTCTCAGCGTTCATCAAGAACTCTAAACCAGATGCCAACGAGG GTCTGGAGCGTGGGCTGTTGAAGACCCTGCAGAAGCTGGATGAGTACCTGCGTTCCCCACTGCCTGACGAGATCGACCACAACAGCATCGAGGACATCAAAATCTCCACTCGCAAGTTCCTGGACGGTGACGAGATGACACTGGCTGACTGCAACCTCCTGCCCAAGCTGCACATCGTCAAG GTGGTGACCAAGAAGTACAGAGGCTTTGACATTCCCAAGGACATGATGGGCATCTGGCAGTACCTGCAGAATGTCTATACGCGTGAGGAGTTCACCAACACCTGCCCCAGCGACAAAGAGATTGAGATCGCCTACCAAGACGTGGCCAAGAGGCTGGTTAAATAG